In one window of Tripterygium wilfordii isolate XIE 37 chromosome 1, ASM1340144v1, whole genome shotgun sequence DNA:
- the LOC120002768 gene encoding LOB domain-containing protein 21-like produces the protein MRGQESRSSSSCAACKLLKRRCSPDCIFAPHFPSNDPLKFAIVHKVFGASNVSKILIEVPIELREDAVNTLAFEADARLKDPVYGCFGAVVLLQRKMTELQHDLAIVRSRIAQFAAASSSAAAAAQSFTDFGHSSQSYCQGPLDHEPIGEFSQYL, from the coding sequence ATGAGGGGTCAAGAGTCTCGATCAAGCTCTTCTTGTGCAGCCTGCAAGTTACTTAAGAGAAGGTGTAGTCCAGACTGCATATTTGCACCACATTTCCCCTCCAACGACCCTTTAAAGTTTGCCATCGTTCACAAGGTGTTTGGTGCTAGTAATGTCAGCAAGATCCTGATCGAGGTCCCAATCGAATTGCGCGAAGATGCAGTGAATACACTTGCTTTCGAGGCTGATGCAAGGCTCAAAGACCCTGTTTATGGTTGCTTTGGTGCCGTAGTCTTGTTGCAGAGAAAGATGACTGAGCTACAACATGATCTCGCCATCGTTAGATCTCGCATAGCACAATTTGCTGCTGCCAGttcttctgctgctgctgctgctcagAGCTTCACGGATTTTGGTCACAGTTCTCAGAGTTATTGTCAGGGGCCACTAGATCATGAACCCATCGGTGAATTCAGTCAATACCTGTAG